The following is a genomic window from Niabella soli DSM 19437.
AAGCAAACTGGTTAGTAAGCAATTGATGGCAGATAAAAATTATGGGGCTATTGAAACCGCTACCAGTGCTGTTTTGAAAACGATTCACGAAATCAAAAATAATTAATAAAAAATGCAGCAAGCCATAGGAAAATACAGGTGGACCATTTGCGCCTTATTGTTTTTTGCGACAACAGTAAATTATTTGGACCGGCAGGTGTTAAGTTTATTAGCGCCACAGCTATCGCATGAGTTTGGATGGTCCAACAGTGATTATGGAGATATTACAGCGGTTTTCCAGTTTGTATATGCTATTTCAATGCTGTTTGCGGGAAGGCTGGTGGATAAACTCGGCACAAAATGGGGCTATGCATGGGCGCTGATCATATGGTCTATCGGCGCTATTATGCATGCGGAATCTATAAATGTTGGTACAGGGTTGCAATCGATGCTGGGATGGGCAGGCCTGGCTGCGGTACCAGTATCGATCATTGGTTTTATGGCCGCACGTGCCGTATTAGGATTCGGGGAGTCCGGTAACTTTCCCGCCGCTATTAAAGCCACCGCAGAATACTTTCCAAAGAAGGAGCGTTCCCTGGCTACCGGTATTTTTAATTCCGGCTCCAATGTGGGTGCTATTTTAGCGCCGTTGACGGTGCCCTGGATTGCAAAGAACTGGGGTTGGTACACTGCTTTCTTATTTATCGGTGCAATCGGCTTTATCTGGTTACTTTTTTGGTTTTATTTTTATGATACGCCGGCAAAGCAAAAAAGACTTTCTCCGGAAGAACTGGCCTATATCCAAAGTGATGAAGACGTAAAAGTAGACCAGAACGAAAGTTCGCAGGAAGCAACCAAAGTTCCCTGGTTTAAATTGCTGGGATACAAGCAAACCTGGTCTTTCGCCGTGGGCAAATTTCTTACAGACGGGGTATGGTGGTTTTATTTATTCTGGTTGCCTAAATACCTGGAAGCGCAGTATAATATTAAAGGCACCGAACTGGCATTGCCGCTGTTTGTTCTGTACAGCATGACTATGGTAGGCAGCATAGGGGGCGGATGGTTCCCGGTGTATTTTATACGCAAAGGATATCAGGCCTATGATGGCCGTATGAAGGCGATGTTGCTCATTGCGGTCTTCCCATTAGTGGTATTGCTGGCGCAACCCCTGGGGCATATGGGCAGCTACTGGATGCCGGTATTGCTGATCGGCATCGGAGCTTCAGCGCACCAGGCCTGGAGCGCCAATATCTTTACTACGGTTTCTGATATGTTCCCTAAAAAAAGCGTGGCATCCGTTACCGGCATTGGCGGTATGGCTGGTGGCATGGGCGGCGTGTTGATTTCGCTAATAGCCGGAAAATTATTTGATTACTACCATGCGCTGGGTCATATAGAAACCGGATACTCTATCCTGTTTACCTTTTGTGCATTGGCTTATCTGATAGCCTGGGTCATTATGAAAGCGCTGGTGCCAAAGTATAAGCCCATTACTGATTTGTAATACGAATTTGAAATTAATTTATCCCGGTACCTGCCGGGATCTTTTTTAATACTTATTATGACACAACCTGTTTTTTGTAACGACGCATTAATAGAATGGACCGATTTAGGCGAAGGCGTGAAAAGAAAAATAATGACCTGGGATGAACGCATTATGATCGTGAAAGTAGCATTTGAAAAGGGGAGTATCGGAACGGTACATCAGCACATCCACACCCAGATGACCTTTATTGAAAGTGGGCGTTTTGAAGTGGAAATTGACGGGCAGAAACAGTTGCTTTCAAAGGGCGATGTATTCCGTATTCCCGCCAATGCCCTGCACGGCGTGGTTTGTATGGAAGCCGGTGTTTTAATTGATGCGTTCAGTCCCATCCGGGAGGACTTTTTGACCTCCTAGAATATTTTACCGGACGACCGTTTTGTTTTAATTTGCTGTAATGAAACAGCGTTTTTTACTGCTTTACCTTGCCTGCCTGATTGGTTATTATGGAACGGGCCAGGATGTATATGAATTAAATAGCGGATGGAAATGTTATCAAGCCTCCGAACTTGCTGCAACACCCGAACAACTATCTCAAAACTCCTACGCTATCGATTCCTGGATGCCTGCTGTTGTTCCGGGAACGGTGCTCACCACTTTGCTGGAAAACAAAAAGATCCCCGACCCTTTTTACGGGATGAACAATAATAAAATTCCGGATATCTATAATGTAGGGAAGGCCCGGTATACTTATTGGTTCTGTAAAGATTTTAAGGAAGCGATTCCTTCTGGTGACGGACAGGTGTGGTTGAATTTCCGGGGGATCAATTATAGTTGTGAAATTTACCTCAATGGAAAAAAAGTAAACAAGCAAACCTTTAAAGGCATGTTCCTGCGGCAGCGTTATAATATCACAAGGCTTTTAAATAAATCCGGGAACAACCGCCTGGCCGTGATCGTATATCCGCCGGATGCTGTGGGCAATCCTAATGGGGGCCAGGGAGGTGATGGCACGATTGCCAAAAATGTAACGCATCAATATGTTGCCGGGTGGGATTGGATCCAGCCCGTCCGTGACCGGAATACCGGTATCTGGGATAAGGTAACCATTGAGAAAACAAAGGCAGTTATTATTGTCGATCCTTTTGTAAGAACAGAAGTACCCGGCATCCGGAAGCCGGCAGGCGCGCAGGCTCCCGCCTTCATACATACGAGTGCCACCCTTGAAAATGCCAGCGCTGCAACCGTTTCCGGCATTTTAAAATATGAGATCAATCATCAGCAGGTGCGTCAGCGCGTTACCTTAAAGCCCTTTGAAAAAAAGGAAATGCAGCTTCCGGTGATCGAAATTAAAAATCCCAGACTCTGGTGGCCGAATACATATGGCCCTCAAAATCTTTATCCGGCAGCTTTTTCATTTATCAAATCCAATAATGAAATTTCAGATAGCCGCAATGTAGCAGTGGGTATCCGGGAAGTGAAGAATATATGGAACAATCACACACGCAGTATGGAAGTGCGGGTAAATGGTCAGCCGGTTTTTATAAGAGGAGGCAACTGGATCGTATCCGACGAACTGCTGCGGTTTAGTAAGGAGCGATACGATGCCGAGATCCGGTTGCACCGGGATATGGGGCTGAACCTGATCCGGGTTTGGGGCGGCGCCTTAACCGAACGCCCGGAGTTTTATGAAGCCTGTGATCGCTATGGCTTTTTGGTAATGCAGGACTTTTGGGGCTCGGGTGATTGTAATGGCCGTTGGATGGACCCCAAAAAACTGGAGGACCAATGGACACGGCGTAATTACCCCGATGATCATTCGCTGTTTATTGAATCCGCAGCGGACATGATCAGGATGATCCGCAATCATCCTTCACTGGCCATTTGGTGCGGAGGCAATGAAATAGTGCTGGCTCCGGATCTTTTTCATGCGTTGAAGGATTCTTTAATGCCCAAACTGGACGGCACCCGCTGGTTTATCGATTACTCCAACTCCGACAGCATGTCGTACAACGCCATCGGCAATAATGGCGACGGACCTTACGGGATACAGACGCTGCCTTATTTCTGGAACTATCGCACCTGGCCGTTTAATTCCGAAATCGGCTCTGTGGGAATGGGTGATTTTGCTTCTTTAAAAAGATTTATTCCTGAGAACAACCTCGTGATACCTTCCGAAAAAACAGGATCGGAAACCGTAAATGATTCGGTATGGACCTATCATAAATACATTGGCTATGGCAAATTTATTGAAGCCTATGGCGCGCCAAAAAACCTGGAAGATTTTGCCAATAAAGCGCAGTTGGTCAATTATGATCAGTACCGCACGCTGATGGAAGGGTTTATCGGTCATCAGTGGGATTGGTATACCGGTCTCATCATCTGGAAAACACAAAACCCCTGGACGGCCTTGCGGGGGCAGATGTATGATTATTACCTGGATCCCAATGCCTGCCTGTATGGATTGCATACCGCGAACCAGCCGCTGCACGGTATGTTCAGCTTTGGCGATAGCTCCATTTACATCGCCAATAATACCTGGGAGAAAAAAGATAACCTGATGCTGGTGGTAAAAGCATTCAGCATGGAGGGAAAAGAACATTTGATCACACAGGTCTTTTGCGAGGCCATTCCGCAAAATACAAAACGGATCCTATCTGTAAAAGCAGCCATTAAAGCAATGGGTAAAAATGAGGGAATGTTCCTGACGATTCAGTTGCTGGATATGAGCAAGACGATTATTGATGAGAACACCTACTGGCTGCCTGACCAGAGTGGTAACTACTCCGGGCTTAATAAAATGCCTGCGGCGCCCTTAAATATTCAGTGTAAGAAAGCCGGAGCGGGTAAGCTTGAGGTACAGCTTCAAAATCCTGAGAACGCGCCCCTGGCTTTTTTCAATCGGCTTTCAGTTGTTGATCCCAAAACGGGTAAGCGGTTACTGCCTTCGTTTTATAGCGATAATTATGTAACGGTGTTGCCGGGCGCCCGGAAGCTGATTCATATTGATTATCCGAAAGGCCCCCAAGCAGTAGCGGTATCCGTAGCGGGATGGAATGTAAAGGAGCAGTTGATCAGTATAAACTGATGGTAGCACCTGCTCGACATTAAAAAAAACGTATTACTATGTTATTTCACCATCTTTTTATTCAGTCTGTTTGTCAATTCTAAAAACTCCAGAAACGCATATTATAATAACCCGCCATCCATTTTATTAAATACCCACGGGCATGTTGATTGCAAAGGATAGTATTGCCGGAACGATTTATAAGCCGGGCCCGCCCGGATAAACCGGTCGGACGGGCCTGTGGCTCTCTGGTTCTGCTTACGCACAGGTTAACAAGGAACTGAAGTCCCTTGTTAACCTATTAAACCGAGGCTACGCCTCTTGTATGTTCGTGGGTTGGGTGAGTTCTGATCCGGTACAATGACATTCCTTGCGCCACGGAAAGTCAGGGGCTTGTTCATCAGCTCTTCAATCCGGAATTTATTCCGGATTGAAGAGCTGAGCCGAGAATTAAGTACCATCGGCACGCCCCATTTGAATTTGAAAATAATGCCGGGCTGCAGGAACCCTGCCTCTTTTCTCAATTGTCTGCCACCATGCCCAATTGATAGCAATGGGAGCGGGACGCCTAAGCTTATTATGATAATTTTGATGCCGGTTCATTATTAATTTAAAACGGAAAAGCGCTTTTCCAGTTGGATCAGCCATTGTTTTCTTTTCTTATCAGAAGTGGATTTTACCATGCTTAAGTTGATCCACTTCCTGTTTTTATACCCCATTTTCCAAAAGGTACCGGTAATGACGGCTTTGCGGATGGCATTTCCGAAAACGAGCCGGTATAATAAGCCGGGCGTATTCATGGTAGTAATCACCGTAACGCTTTTTATTTTTTTGAAAAGCGGAAGCATCCGGTAGCCGCCTGCACTATATTCATAAGCCACTCCCGGGAAAATGACTTTGTCAATAAACCCTTTTGTCAAGGCAGGCATCAGCTCCCACCATATCGGAAAGATAAAGATCAGATGATCTGCCTGGTCCAGCCTTTTTTTGTATCCGATGACCTGGGAGTCAACAGGCTGCCGCTGTTTAAATGCCCGAAGGTCGTCTGCCGTCATAACAGGGTTAAACCCTTCCTTATCCAGGTGGATCAGGTCGGTTGTGCATTGGGCGCGGGCCAGTCCTTTTATAACTGCTTTCAGAACGGCGTTGCAATAACTGCCTTCATAAGGGTGGTTGAAAATAATGGCTGCGTGCATACTTGTATTTTTTTAATAAGCACAAAGGTGCGCAGGCCGGAACGGCCATACGATAACAATTGTAAAGAAATGCTTCAGCGCCGGTTGCGGATCCTGCTAAGCGATACGGGCGTGATGCCCAGGTAGGAGGCAATATAATGCTGCGGAACACGCTGCAGGATCTCCGGCTGCTGTCGGATCAGTTCTTCGTAGCGTTTTTGAGGATTGTCTTTAATGCGCGAAAGAAACAACTGCTGGTAAAAAATCAATCGGAGAAAGGTATGCTCCTGCACTTCATTCCTTAACACGGAAGAATTGTCTAAAATAAATTGAAAATCCTTTTTTGATATACTGTGGATGACAGAAGGCTCAATGCTTTCCAGGTTAAACAGGCTGGGTTGATTGGTCCGGAAGCTTTCTACAGAAGAAACACCTGCTCCTTCAAAGAAAAATTGGAAGGTAACATCCTTGCCATTATTGTTAAACCATAACCGCAAACAACCCTTTTCAATGTAGTAGGCTGTTTTTGAGAGCTGACCTTCCCGCAATAGCAGGGTTTTTGCCGGGATCTCCCGCCGCTTAAAAAGATGACGGAACGGCTCCCACGCACCATTGATGGCTTTGTTCATAGAAAAAAATTTAAGGATTGCTGACAGGCTAAAACGGGCATATTCTTATGCTGCAGGAACCCGGCGGAAGCCAATTAATCGTATAACTCATCAATTTCTTTCCTGAATTTTTCCAGGATTACTTTTCGTTTCAAACTGAGCTTGGGTGTCATTTCCCCGGTTTCTACGCGCCATTCATCCGGTAACAAATGAAATTTCTTTATTTGTTCCACATGGTTAAAGCCGGTATTATGATAATCGATCACCGACCGGAACAACGCGTGTACCTGATCATTTTTTACGATTTCCTCCTTGGTGCCGATATCAAGCTTTTGCTCCCGCATCCAGTCCATTACTGCCGGAAAGGAAGGGACGATCAGGGCGCTTACAAATTTTTTATCATTGCCAATGACCATGATCTGTTCAATAAATTTGCTTTCCTTCATTTTGTTCTCTATCGGCTGCGGGGCTACATACTTTCCGCCACTGGTTTTCAACAATTCTTTTTTCCGATCGGTGATTTTCAGGTACCGGCCTTCAATCCATTCTCCGATATCGCCGGTGCACAGCCACCCATCCCGTATTACTTCAGCCGTAAGCTCCGGGCGCTTATAATAGCCTTGCATTACACAGGGACTTTTTACCAGTATTTCACCATCTTCGGCGATCATGGTTTCTATACCCTCAATAGCGGGCCCCACCGTGCCTATATAATTGTCTGCCTTCCGGTTAATACAAATCACCGGGCTATGCTCGGTAGGACCGTATCCTTCAAAAACGGGAATACCCGCCGCATTAAAAATGCGCAATATTTTTTCGGGCGCCGCAGCGCCACCGGTGATAATAAACTGGACATTGCCGCCCAGCGCTGCGCGCCATTTGCTGAACACCAGCCTGCGGGCGATGCTCAGCTTTTTATTATACAGCCAGCTCTTGTTCACACGGTTATCATATTGGGTACCCAGGTTCACGCTCCAATAAAACAATGCTCTTTTTATGCCCCGTAATTCTTTGCCCTTGGTCATTATTTTTTCATACACTTTTTCCAGCAAACGCGGTACGGTAGCAAAACCATCGGGTTGCACTTCTCTCAAATTGTCGGCGATGGTATCCATACTTTCTGCGTAATAAATACCAATACCGCTAAACAGATAGATATAAGTAACCGTCTTTTCAAAAATGTGGTTAAGCGGCAGAAAGCTCAGGGCCTTTGTTTGGGGTTGATCCGGAAAAGGAAAACTTTCTTTTGAAAAAAATATATTACTGATAATATTAGCGTGGCTCAGCATCACTCCTTTGGGTGTGCCGGTAGTACCAGAGGTGTAGATGATGGTGGCCGTATGCGTTGGCGTGATAGTTTGTTTTATGGCGGTCAGTTCCTGTTGCTCCGTTTCGCTGAGTGGCGCTATCAATTCCGAATAATGCGTGGCACCATCAATAGGGTCAAACGTGTAAATACCCTGGAGAAAATCATTTTTTACAGACCGCACTTTCTCCAGGAGCTCTTTATTGCTTACAAAAATAAATTTCGCACGGGATTCATTTAAAATAAACTCCAGTTCAAGCGGGTTGGTTGTGGGATAAATGGGAATCAAAATGGCGCCTGTCTGCTGCACTGCCAGGTCAGTAAAGATCCATTCAGGTCTGTTTTGGCTGATGATAGCGATCTTATCGCTACCCTCGGTTGACAGATCATTTCCTGAAACTCCTTTTTTGATCAGGCCTGAAGACAGTTGATCTACAACGATGCTCACCTCCGCCGTTGAATAGGCCCGCCATTGTCCGTTTATTTTGGCATTGAGCATATTCGGTTTCGGAAATTGCTGAAGTTGGTTCTCAATAGCGTCAAATAAACGGAAAGCAGGAAACGTCATTGTTATTCATTTAATGATTCTATAAACAATATAAGCAAAATATCTCTTAAGAACTTTCTAAACTTGTTTTTAACCAAAAGCTGCCCCGCACAGTAGCGAACGAAAAACCCTGTACCGGCATTCCGGTCGGTCGGGCGTTAAGGGTAAAGGCGTTTTCTTAAAGAGCTTAATTCTTAATGGTTCAAAAAACTTTCGATGTGAGGCTTTTTAAAGAACTTTAAAATAAAAAACCACTTCGGGATAGAAGTGGTTCAAAAAATTGATAAATGCAAGGGTTATTATTGAAAAACGCGCTCAGTACTTTGCGCCAGAGACGACATTGATTAGGCCGCCCTATTTATTGGAATATACCTGGCCCGCAGGCATCTTAAATATACGCGAGGTATGAAAGGCGGTGAACTTGTCGTATTCATCCTTATGTGCTGCAGCCCATGCTTCAAAGTTGGGTTGACTGGCAACGGGTCCAAACATCCATTGATTATACGAATCGAAGATGCCGTCCTTCATCAGTTGTTGATGCATTTCAAATAAACGGAAAGGATATTGTTTCGCAAAATTGTTCATCCAGTCCAATACAAACCGGGTGCGGATCATAGCCAGCGTTTCGGGTGTTAACCCCTGGGCGCTGATACCGGATTGCCGGGCAAAGGTTTCCAAAACCGCCTTGGCAAACGGGTTTTTTTCACGCGAAGCCGCTTGCGACAGATCAGAACTGAATAGCTGTTTATAAGAATCCAGCACCATCTGTTTGATACTATTGGATTTGGGATTAAGGCTTTGCATATTCGCATAAATCTCGCCATATAATGCCGCCCAAAGTTTTCCTTCCGGTTGTTTGTAATAGTAAATGGACGCGTTATAATAATTGTCGGCGTAAGAGGGAGCAATCTCCATCCCTTTTTCCCATTGGGAAATGGCAGCCGACCCGTTCTTCATCGCATCCAGTACCTCGCCGTATTCACTATAAAGCGGACCCGCCTTCGGAAATTTGGAGATCCCGGCTTTGTAAACCTTTTCGGCTTCTTTGGCATTTTCTGTTCCGCGATAAAGGGTTCCGGCTAGCTGATAGACTGCTACATCCGCGCTATCCGAATTCAGTACCGGTTTTATTACTTCCAATCCCTTGGCATAATCTTTCTTGTAATAATAAGCAAGCGCCAGGTCTTTTTGAAGGTCGGTGTTGTTTTGATCGGTTTGTACCGCTTTATTTAATACCATAATGGCATTGTCCATATCCCCGGACATCATAAATTTTCGGGCATTTTCACGTACGGTTGCCACATCTTCCTGGCCAAAAGCTATAACGGATCCCATTAGAAAAAGGACCGCAGTAAATACTTGTTTCATCTAGTGTAATTTTAAGTAACTGATTACCAATTTATTCTGACAATATATGAGCTGTTAAGCAAAAAGTGAGCCGAACAGTTGTTTAAAGGACGCAAAATTAAAATAAAGGGTGGTAGCATAACGATTTTTATTTTTTATAACAAAAAATTACCGGGCGGCCGGGGGCATTAATTTCGTTGTTCAGTGCTGCAGTATGATTGAATTTTGAAGTTTTTAACCACATAAGATAGGGTTGACAGATAACAGGAACATAAAGCGCATTAACACTGAGGCCGGCTTGCAAAACAAGCCTTTCCGTCTTCCGGATTCCGGGCCGTCATAACTCAAAACAAATGCGTCAATAACCCGTCCCTTAATTTGGGTTCAAACCAGGTGCTTTTTGGTGGCATTACGGCGCCCCTGTCAGCAATGGCAAATAGTTGCTGAATGCTTACTGGATACAGGCTAAAAGCGACCTGCATTTCACCGTTGTTTACCCGCCGTTCCAGTTCCCCCATTCCCCGGATGCCACCCACAAAGTCAATACGTGTATCTGTTCGCTGGTCTTGAATAGCCAATAGCTTTTTCAGTATATTTTCGGAAAGGATCGATACATCTAACACACCCACCGGATCTTCGGAATAACTGCCGCCGCGGCTTTTAAGCGTGTACCAGTTCCCTTCCAGGTACATGCCAAATTCGTGCGGTGCTTCGGGGGTAACAGCAACAGCACTGGCGGCAACTTCAAAGTCTTCCTGTAAAGCTTTTATGAATGTTGCTGCAGCATAGCCGTTCAGATCTTTCACCACACGGTTATAATCCATAATGGCAAGTTCACTTGCAGGAAAAATGACGGTGAGAAAAAAAGCTGCTTCAGGATGATCCGGCAGCGCTTTGCTTACTTTGGCCGCAGAAGCTGCGCGATGATGGCCGTCTGCAATATAGGTGGCGGGAACCTTGTCTTTAAACAGGCGGGTAATAGTAGTTATAATTTCCGCGGCGTTAACAACCCAAACCGTATGTTGCACACCGTCTGTTGCGGTAAAATCATACGCCGGCTGGTGGTTGGTTTTCCAATCGCTGACCAATAGATCCAGCGCCGCTACATTCTTATAAGCCAGGAACACCTTGCCGGTTTGCGCCCCGATCGTTCGCATATGATCAATGCGGTCCTGTTCCTTTTCCGGCCGGGTAAATTCATGTTTTTTGATCAGCCCGTTTTCATAGTCGGCCACAGAGGAGGCTGCCACCAGACCTGTTTGGCTTCTGCCGTTCCAGGTCAGCCGGTAAATATAATAGCAAGGTTGCGCTTCCTGGAAAAGGCGTCCCTGTTTGATAAAAGCATCCAGGTTTTCCCTGGCTTTTTCATAAACTGCTTTGCTGTGCACCGGCGTGTCTGCGGGCAGGTCTATTTCCGCTTTCGTAATGTGCAGAAATGAGACCGGGTTGTTTTTTGCCAAAGCCCTCGCTTCCCCGCTGCTTAAAACATCATAGGGGGGTGAAGCAAGCTGAGCGGCAATTGCTTTGTCTGGCCGCAGGGCCGAAAACGGTTTGATCGTTATCATAATTCAATTGTAGTTATGCTTTCTTTGTATCCATCTCCACAACACCGCCGGTAACGGTGTATTTCATGGCGTCGCCGGCACTGATATTGTCTATGATTTTTACTTTTGCTCTGGGTAAAATATATAACTGACCCGAAAAAGCGTAAGAATGGGGCACATAAACGCCGATCATATCATCGCCTAAATGAAACTTCTCCATCATTTCGTCGGTAACAAATCCCAACACCCACACATCGCTCCCAAATATATTGGCCAGTACCGGTTGCGTAAATTTTTTCTTATCGCCGGCAAAGGCGCGGAAAAAATCTTTAGCCGAAGTGTAAAGGATCTTAATGCCGGGGGTACGCTCCAGCCAGTGATCCAGAAAATTGAGCAGGGCCTCCATTATGATGGAGCTGCTGACCCATCCGATAAAAAAGATAAAGGCAATAATAATAATAAAGCCCAGACCGGGAATGCCGATAAAAGGCCGCAGGAAATTATCCACCCAGTTAAAAAACAGGTACAGGATGTAAATAGTGAGGGCGATGGGCGCCAGTATAATAAGCCCCTGTATAAAATAACGGAA
Proteins encoded in this region:
- a CDS encoding glycoside hydrolase family 2 protein, whose translation is MKQRFLLLYLACLIGYYGTGQDVYELNSGWKCYQASELAATPEQLSQNSYAIDSWMPAVVPGTVLTTLLENKKIPDPFYGMNNNKIPDIYNVGKARYTYWFCKDFKEAIPSGDGQVWLNFRGINYSCEIYLNGKKVNKQTFKGMFLRQRYNITRLLNKSGNNRLAVIVYPPDAVGNPNGGQGGDGTIAKNVTHQYVAGWDWIQPVRDRNTGIWDKVTIEKTKAVIIVDPFVRTEVPGIRKPAGAQAPAFIHTSATLENASAATVSGILKYEINHQQVRQRVTLKPFEKKEMQLPVIEIKNPRLWWPNTYGPQNLYPAAFSFIKSNNEISDSRNVAVGIREVKNIWNNHTRSMEVRVNGQPVFIRGGNWIVSDELLRFSKERYDAEIRLHRDMGLNLIRVWGGALTERPEFYEACDRYGFLVMQDFWGSGDCNGRWMDPKKLEDQWTRRNYPDDHSLFIESAADMIRMIRNHPSLAIWCGGNEIVLAPDLFHALKDSLMPKLDGTRWFIDYSNSDSMSYNAIGNNGDGPYGIQTLPYFWNYRTWPFNSEIGSVGMGDFASLKRFIPENNLVIPSEKTGSETVNDSVWTYHKYIGYGKFIEAYGAPKNLEDFANKAQLVNYDQYRTLMEGFIGHQWDWYTGLIIWKTQNPWTALRGQMYDYYLDPNACLYGLHTANQPLHGMFSFGDSSIYIANNTWEKKDNLMLVVKAFSMEGKEHLITQVFCEAIPQNTKRILSVKAAIKAMGKNEGMFLTIQLLDMSKTIIDENTYWLPDQSGNYSGLNKMPAAPLNIQCKKAGAGKLEVQLQNPENAPLAFFNRLSVVDPKTGKRLLPSFYSDNYVTVLPGARKLIHIDYPKGPQAVAVSVAGWNVKEQLISIN
- a CDS encoding AMP-dependent synthetase/ligase is translated as MTFPAFRLFDAIENQLQQFPKPNMLNAKINGQWRAYSTAEVSIVVDQLSSGLIKKGVSGNDLSTEGSDKIAIISQNRPEWIFTDLAVQQTGAILIPIYPTTNPLELEFILNESRAKFIFVSNKELLEKVRSVKNDFLQGIYTFDPIDGATHYSELIAPLSETEQQELTAIKQTITPTHTATIIYTSGTTGTPKGVMLSHANIISNIFFSKESFPFPDQPQTKALSFLPLNHIFEKTVTYIYLFSGIGIYYAESMDTIADNLREVQPDGFATVPRLLEKVYEKIMTKGKELRGIKRALFYWSVNLGTQYDNRVNKSWLYNKKLSIARRLVFSKWRAALGGNVQFIITGGAAAPEKILRIFNAAGIPVFEGYGPTEHSPVICINRKADNYIGTVGPAIEGIETMIAEDGEILVKSPCVMQGYYKRPELTAEVIRDGWLCTGDIGEWIEGRYLKITDRKKELLKTSGGKYVAPQPIENKMKESKFIEQIMVIGNDKKFVSALIVPSFPAVMDWMREQKLDIGTKEEIVKNDQVHALFRSVIDYHNTGFNHVEQIKKFHLLPDEWRVETGEMTPKLSLKRKVILEKFRKEIDELYD
- a CDS encoding tetratricopeptide repeat protein gives rise to the protein MKQVFTAVLFLMGSVIAFGQEDVATVRENARKFMMSGDMDNAIMVLNKAVQTDQNNTDLQKDLALAYYYKKDYAKGLEVIKPVLNSDSADVAVYQLAGTLYRGTENAKEAEKVYKAGISKFPKAGPLYSEYGEVLDAMKNGSAAISQWEKGMEIAPSYADNYYNASIYYYKQPEGKLWAALYGEIYANMQSLNPKSNSIKQMVLDSYKQLFSSDLSQAASREKNPFAKAVLETFARQSGISAQGLTPETLAMIRTRFVLDWMNNFAKQYPFRLFEMHQQLMKDGIFDSYNQWMFGPVASQPNFEAWAAAHKDEYDKFTAFHTSRIFKMPAGQVYSNK
- a CDS encoding cupin domain-containing protein, with translation MTQPVFCNDALIEWTDLGEGVKRKIMTWDERIMIVKVAFEKGSIGTVHQHIHTQMTFIESGRFEVEIDGQKQLLSKGDVFRIPANALHGVVCMEAGVLIDAFSPIREDFLTS
- a CDS encoding Crp/Fnr family transcriptional regulator; the encoded protein is MNKAINGAWEPFRHLFKRREIPAKTLLLREGQLSKTAYYIEKGCLRLWFNNNGKDVTFQFFFEGAGVSSVESFRTNQPSLFNLESIEPSVIHSISKKDFQFILDNSSVLRNEVQEHTFLRLIFYQQLFLSRIKDNPQKRYEELIRQQPEILQRVPQHYIASYLGITPVSLSRIRNRR
- a CDS encoding NAD(P)H-dependent oxidoreductase, with the protein product MHAAIIFNHPYEGSYCNAVLKAVIKGLARAQCTTDLIHLDKEGFNPVMTADDLRAFKQRQPVDSQVIGYKKRLDQADHLIFIFPIWWELMPALTKGFIDKVIFPGVAYEYSAGGYRMLPLFKKIKSVTVITTMNTPGLLYRLVFGNAIRKAVITGTFWKMGYKNRKWINLSMVKSTSDKKRKQWLIQLEKRFSVLN
- a CDS encoding DUF502 domain-containing protein, with protein sequence MASIENSDDDGFVKKLFRYFIQGLIILAPIALTIYILYLFFNWVDNFLRPFIGIPGLGFIIIIAFIFFIGWVSSSIIMEALLNFLDHWLERTPGIKILYTSAKDFFRAFAGDKKKFTQPVLANIFGSDVWVLGFVTDEMMEKFHLGDDMIGVYVPHSYAFSGQLYILPRAKVKIIDNISAGDAMKYTVTGGVVEMDTKKA
- a CDS encoding MFS transporter, with protein sequence MQQAIGKYRWTICALLFFATTVNYLDRQVLSLLAPQLSHEFGWSNSDYGDITAVFQFVYAISMLFAGRLVDKLGTKWGYAWALIIWSIGAIMHAESINVGTGLQSMLGWAGLAAVPVSIIGFMAARAVLGFGESGNFPAAIKATAEYFPKKERSLATGIFNSGSNVGAILAPLTVPWIAKNWGWYTAFLFIGAIGFIWLLFWFYFYDTPAKQKRLSPEELAYIQSDEDVKVDQNESSQEATKVPWFKLLGYKQTWSFAVGKFLTDGVWWFYLFWLPKYLEAQYNIKGTELALPLFVLYSMTMVGSIGGGWFPVYFIRKGYQAYDGRMKAMLLIAVFPLVVLLAQPLGHMGSYWMPVLLIGIGASAHQAWSANIFTTVSDMFPKKSVASVTGIGGMAGGMGGVLISLIAGKLFDYYHALGHIETGYSILFTFCALAYLIAWVIMKALVPKYKPITDL
- a CDS encoding DUF1015 domain-containing protein, with translation MITIKPFSALRPDKAIAAQLASPPYDVLSSGEARALAKNNPVSFLHITKAEIDLPADTPVHSKAVYEKARENLDAFIKQGRLFQEAQPCYYIYRLTWNGRSQTGLVAASSVADYENGLIKKHEFTRPEKEQDRIDHMRTIGAQTGKVFLAYKNVAALDLLVSDWKTNHQPAYDFTATDGVQHTVWVVNAAEIITTITRLFKDKVPATYIADGHHRAASAAKVSKALPDHPEAAFFLTVIFPASELAIMDYNRVVKDLNGYAAATFIKALQEDFEVAASAVAVTPEAPHEFGMYLEGNWYTLKSRGGSYSEDPVGVLDVSILSENILKKLLAIQDQRTDTRIDFVGGIRGMGELERRVNNGEMQVAFSLYPVSIQQLFAIADRGAVMPPKSTWFEPKLRDGLLTHLF